From Clarias gariepinus isolate MV-2021 ecotype Netherlands chromosome 2, CGAR_prim_01v2, whole genome shotgun sequence, one genomic window encodes:
- the LOC128514611 gene encoding uncharacterized protein LOC128514611 isoform X1, which produces MTNMISIARASSDDYKYPTKHEVIAMAKRLVEYYPMIKDKSTGSRHEWDTVAKKLLKRLSNIRSPMKAKQPPSKRARQDKEPSAAVTSDYDADSSASTVNLSPPSRSSTPRQENDSIDEASDGPDNSLDSQKTQARHYRTLQEMYKAKKPNKAAVTHLLDLEFQSRRNFIDSNALKEQDKPTKILQAYPCFKELDHAMDELRRIIEPNNCQYISEVKDRWKTFYSKVQFYGVMKKVMKPPRTLNGVEHAIAVFTALPLLFPSGSAAPKKRVPISEALFHVLTSSEDPDTYIHRRAFSSPVLLVGEENCMVVVGTSPILTFDKDLLYEGPLYLLAYYYAFHLTYPKYLATLLSVLQTQVLRDVIHEQDATPSYKKAINEWRMFVD; this is translated from the exons ATGACAAACATGATATCCATTGCAAGAGCATCTTCAGATGACTACAAATATCCCACTAAACATGAAGTTATTGCCATGGCAAAACGGTTAGTGGAATACTACCCTATGATAAAAGATAAGTCAACTGGATCTAGgcatgagtgg GACACCGTTGCCAAAAAGCTCCTGAAGCGACTTTCAAATATCCGAAGTCCCATGAAGGCCAAACAGCCTCCTTCCAAAAGAGCACGTCAGGACAAAGAACCTTCTGCTGCAGTGACAAGTGACTATGATGCTGATTCCAGTGCTTCAACAGTCAATTTGTCACCACCTTCAAGATCAAGCACCCCACGGCAAGAAAATGACAGCATTGATGAAGCAT CTGATGGTCCAGACAACAGCCTTGACAGCCAGAAAACCCAGGCAAGACATTACAGGACTCTACAAGAAATGTACAAAGCAAAGAAGCCAAACAAAGCTGCTGTAACCCATCTATTAGACCTGGAGTTCCAGTCCAGAAGAAACTTCATTGACTCAAATGCTTTAAAGGAGCAAGACAAACCAACAAAAATTTTGCAAGCATACCCCTGCTTCAAAGAACTGGACCAT GCAATGGATGAACTCCGGAGAATCATTGAGCCAAACAATTGCCAATACATTTCTGAAGTGAAGGACAGGTGGAAGACCTTCTACTCCAAGGTTCAGTTTTATGGAGTGATGAAAAAAGTCATGAAGCCTCCAAGGACATTAAATGGAg TTGAACATGCCATTGCTGTTTTTACTGCCCTGCCGCTGCTCTTCCCATCTGGCTCTGCAGCACCGAAGAAACGGGTCCCAATCAGTGAGGCTCTTTTCCATGTTTTGACG TCCTCAGAGGATCCGGATACCTACATCCACAGGCGCGCATTTTCCAGTCCTGTCTTGCTGGTTGGTGAGGAGAACTGCATGGTGGTTGTAGGTACAAGTCCAATTCTAACATTTGACAAAGACTTGCTCTATGAGGGGCCTCTCTACCTCCTGGCCTATTACTATGCATTTCATCTCACATATCCAAAGTATCTTGCAACACTCTTGTCTGTGTTGCAAACACAAGTTCTGAGAGATGTCATCCACGAGCAGGATGCAACCCCCTCGTACAAAAAGGCCATTAATGAATGGAGAATGTTTGTTGACTAA
- the LOC128514611 gene encoding uncharacterized protein LOC128514611 isoform X2, with amino-acid sequence MTNMISIARASSDDYKYPTKHEVIAMAKRLVEYYPMIKDKSTGSRHEWDTVAKKLLKRLSNIRSPMKAKQPPSKRARQDKEPSAAVTSDYDADSSASTVNLSPPSRSSTPRQENDSIDEASDGPDNSLDSQKTQARHYRTLQEMYKAKKPNKAAVTHLLDLEFQSRRNFIDSNALKEQDKPTKILQAYPCFKELDHAMDELRRIIEPNNCQYISEVKDRWKTFYSKVQFYGVMKKVMKPPRTLNGAPKKRVPISEALFHVLTSSEDPDTYIHRRAFSSPVLLVGEENCMVVVGTSPILTFDKDLLYEGPLYLLAYYYAFHLTYPKYLATLLSVLQTQVLRDVIHEQDATPSYKKAINEWRMFVD; translated from the exons ATGACAAACATGATATCCATTGCAAGAGCATCTTCAGATGACTACAAATATCCCACTAAACATGAAGTTATTGCCATGGCAAAACGGTTAGTGGAATACTACCCTATGATAAAAGATAAGTCAACTGGATCTAGgcatgagtgg GACACCGTTGCCAAAAAGCTCCTGAAGCGACTTTCAAATATCCGAAGTCCCATGAAGGCCAAACAGCCTCCTTCCAAAAGAGCACGTCAGGACAAAGAACCTTCTGCTGCAGTGACAAGTGACTATGATGCTGATTCCAGTGCTTCAACAGTCAATTTGTCACCACCTTCAAGATCAAGCACCCCACGGCAAGAAAATGACAGCATTGATGAAGCAT CTGATGGTCCAGACAACAGCCTTGACAGCCAGAAAACCCAGGCAAGACATTACAGGACTCTACAAGAAATGTACAAAGCAAAGAAGCCAAACAAAGCTGCTGTAACCCATCTATTAGACCTGGAGTTCCAGTCCAGAAGAAACTTCATTGACTCAAATGCTTTAAAGGAGCAAGACAAACCAACAAAAATTTTGCAAGCATACCCCTGCTTCAAAGAACTGGACCAT GCAATGGATGAACTCCGGAGAATCATTGAGCCAAACAATTGCCAATACATTTCTGAAGTGAAGGACAGGTGGAAGACCTTCTACTCCAAGGTTCAGTTTTATGGAGTGATGAAAAAAGTCATGAAGCCTCCAAGGACATTAAATGGAg CACCGAAGAAACGGGTCCCAATCAGTGAGGCTCTTTTCCATGTTTTGACG TCCTCAGAGGATCCGGATACCTACATCCACAGGCGCGCATTTTCCAGTCCTGTCTTGCTGGTTGGTGAGGAGAACTGCATGGTGGTTGTAGGTACAAGTCCAATTCTAACATTTGACAAAGACTTGCTCTATGAGGGGCCTCTCTACCTCCTGGCCTATTACTATGCATTTCATCTCACATATCCAAAGTATCTTGCAACACTCTTGTCTGTGTTGCAAACACAAGTTCTGAGAGATGTCATCCACGAGCAGGATGCAACCCCCTCGTACAAAAAGGCCATTAATGAATGGAGAATGTTTGTTGACTAA